The following DNA comes from Bos indicus isolate NIAB-ARS_2022 breed Sahiwal x Tharparkar chromosome 3, NIAB-ARS_B.indTharparkar_mat_pri_1.0, whole genome shotgun sequence.
GCATAAACATGTAATCCGGCCTGCAAATCTGAGACAGACTGGGCCATGAGACCTGCGACCCTTTactgcagtgcttgcacctggacaaaagtctcctccagcaacaaaatacaaagaaaccataagggactaaaaatataACTTCCTGCATGGGCAGCTGAGGCAAATtatgaacaagacagaaaaagaccAAAGACCCAACTACCACTTCTAAAGAGTCTGGAACAAAAGCAGGGAACTGTGCACACACCTGGCACACAGCTCCACCAAGGGGGTAAGCAGACCAACTAAGCCTCCCTTTAATCCTGGAACCCTATacccacccctaccctcaccctaTACAAGGACCCAGCTTGCCCTGGAGTACCCCTCCCCCATTCCCACCAGTGAGCAAAATCACCTGTTCCTTGCTTTCACTCCCAACAAAGCCGTGCCTGATTTTCTTGCCTGGTCTCTTAGCAATTTCTATTGATGAAGGAGTCAAACAAACCTGATCGGTAACAAGGTTACCAGTAAGGCTCTCTTTGACTCTATGGGCAGCTGGTACCTCCAAGTATCTCAAAAAAACACTGTCATGACTTCTCTGTAAGCCtctttaccttcagttcagtggctcagtcgtgtccgactccttgcgaccccatgaattgcagcacgccaggcctccctgtccatcaccaactcccggagttcactcagacccacatccgtggagtcagtgatgccatccagccatgtcatcatctgtcgtgcccttctcctcttgcccccaatccctcccagcatcagggtcttttgcaatgagtcaactctaaacatgaagtagccaaagtactggagtttcagctttagcatcattccttccaaagaaatcccagggctgatctcctgcagaatggactggttggatctccctgcagtccaagtgactctcaagagtcttctccaacattatagttcaaaagcttcaattcttcggtgctcagccttcttcacagtccaacactcatatccataaatgaccacaggaaaaaccatagccttgactagatggacctttgttggcaaagtaatgtctctgcttttgaatatgctatctaggttggtcataactttccttccaaggagcaagcgtcttttaatttcatggctgcagtcaccatctgtactgattttggagcccaaaaaaataaagtctgacactgtttccactgtttccccatctatttcccatgaagtgatgggaccggatgccatgatcttagttttctgaatgttgagctttaagccgactttttcactctccactttgactttcatcaagaggctttttagttcctcttcactttctgccttaagggtggtgtcatctgcatatctgaggttactgatattcctcccggcaatcttgattccagcttgtgcttcttccagtccagcgtttctcatgatgtactgtacatagaagttaaataagcagggtgataatatacaggcttgacgtactccttttcctattttgaaccagtctgtcattccatgtccagttctaactgttgcttcctgacctgcacacaggtttctcaagaggcaggtcaggtggtctggtattcccatctctttcagaattttccacagtttattgtgatccacacagtcaaaggctttggcatagtcaataaagcagaaatagatgtttttctggaactctcttgcttttttgatgatccagcggatgttggcaatttgctctctggttcctctgccttttctaaaaccagcttgaacacctggaagttcacagttcaaatattgctgaagcctggcttggagaattttgagcattactttactagcgtgtgagatgagtgcaattgtgcagtggtttgagcgttctttggcattgcctttctttgggattggaatgaaaactgaccttttccagtcctgtggccactgctgaattttccaaatttgctggcatattgagtgtagcactttcacagcatcatctttcaggatctgaaatagctcaactggaattccatcacctccactagctttgttcatagtgatgccttctaagacccatttgacttcacataccaggatgtctggctctaggtgagtgattacaccatcgtggttatcagTAGGTGATAACAATCTTTAAAAGTAACTGGCGGCTCAGTGGTGCCTGCAATGCAAAGACGCTGGAGATaggagttcaacccctgggtagggaagatcccctggagaagaaaatggcaaccaatttcagtactcttgcctggagtacagaggaggagcctggtgtacttgcaaaagagttggaaatgacttggCGACtcaacaacacaacaacaaaagtaaCTGAAATGGATGCCAGGAAAGTTTTCCTTTATTGAgggttgttttgggtttttttccctatAAGTTCTAGGAAATCCTGGAGACTGATTTTTTGACCCTGTCTttaaatatatgtgatatatatattctAAAGATAATTCAGTAGGATGCTGTAAATGGGGAACTGGCTGATGCCGGCTGTTATTGACAAataactgaaagaataaaaataatgcctTCTTTCTATCTGAAACCTCCTGGTAATAATAGAAACGATGTTGTTTGTTTCATCACTGCTAGCTTATTTCCATATATTATCACACGTAACATCAAAATACACTACAAGATTTATAATACCATCGTCTCTGGAGTACTGCTTAAGAAACTGAAGCATGGAAAGGAGTGCTATTAGATGTTTCTTCCATCTTCGTGCAAGCTTAGAACAGAACAGGGTAGGTCTTCACATTTGAACGCAGCGAGGATTTCGCCTCTCTCCCTTATCCTGAACTCCTCCGGTCTCTTAAAGCAGAAGCCTGTAGCCCCGTGCAGAAACCCTCCAAAGGAAGGGTTTGGTGAAACCCCGCCCCCGGGGCGGGATCGAAGTGGGCGTGGTCTCAAACGGATCCCGGGAAGATCTGTGCGGGACTACCACAGAGCCGTAAAGAGCTCCTTGAGTCGTGAAAGGGTACGGCGCGGAAGCGTTGCTTTACGACCGTTCGGACAGGCGCGCCGGGTCGGCGTTCACTGCTTGCTACTTCTGTGATATGCACGTGGGCCGCTCTTCGGGGTTTTGCAGGTAACTCAGCCCTCTTGGCGTGAACCAAACACATTGAAGGACGGTGTGGCAACGGAGGTCAAGGATCTTGAGCTGATGGATTTTGCTGCTGAAAGTGAAGAGATGTCGGGAGGAGGTCTCCAGAGTGAAGCTGAGGGGGCGCGGCTAAGTCTCGACACAGATCAAGAGAGAGTAAGGACTGAGGAGTCCGGCGATGGAGAGGCGGAGAATGGTCTGACCGGAATGGAGAAGACAAGGGCAGGGGAAGAAGAAAGTAGACGAAGAGCAGAGGAGATGCGAATGGACCTAACGGTTGTGAAGCAAGAAGTAATGGACTGGTCAGAAATGGTAGAAGGTACGCTGAATGGCCAGTGGGTAAAGCAGGAGGAGGACCGACatgaggtgaaagaggaaaaaccAGGCACATTGGAGGTGAAGGAGGAGATGGATAGTAGTTTGATGGTAAAAGAAGAAAAGGTGGAAGAAACAGagataaaggaagagaaagtgaaggtgaaggaaGAAGTGATGGACTGGCTGgaagtgaaggaagagaagaaagatatcTTGGAGATTAAACGTGAGGAAGTGTCTCTTgatcagaatattaaaaaggaggaaataatggATGAAATGTatgtaaaagaagagaagtatttccccaaagaagaaatgGTGGATTATACAAAGGTGAAAGAAGAGCCTCAGATAAATCCTTCAGTGGGCTCGAAGCGGAAACTGGCCATGTCAAGGTAGGGCAGAGCTGTGAAGGTCTTTTGTTGTCTGGGTTGAAAGAAACTACACGATCAGAAAGGTGTGGATTAATGAAAAATAAGCGCGAGTTTGGGCCGGGAGTCTGAGTGGTGGGGGGAGAGGCGATTAGGAAAGGAGGGTTTTGTCAGATAACAACAAATTCTGTGGAAATATGTGAGGTTGGTACTAGTGTCCAGTGGCCAAGTTAGGAAATGAAAATTCTTGGGACCAGAAAACCCCTGGACCAGTATCTGGCTTGACTTTGTATGCCCTTGGCTCAGTATTCCTTTGAGAGAGGATAGGTGTGAGGAACAGTCTAATAAAACCAACAAGGAAAAGTGGAGTAAGTTAAAATTAGGCAAAATACATTGTAACTCACTCAATTGGCTAGTTTCTCTATGGGTACTATGAACATTTATTGCTtttgatttgatttctttatagtGTGATCATGTGGCACCATAGGAAATAAGAGTAGTCAGATTCTCGGGACCATTTCTGTCTCGAATACAGTGAATCAACATGTAGTTTGCTTGTCTGTTTGTAGTTTGATTGTCATTGTACACTGATTGTCACTCAAGTGAAAGATCAGTTGGAGACAGATGATGGGTAGTAGTATTTCTAGAGTGTTTTGATGCCCATTCTCAGTTGGGTGAGGAACTGAGGAAGAAAGATGCAACTGCTGCTCTCTAAATTTGCCTgggtcttctttttctgaatgtgtcTGCCTTTAAGATATTTAAACAGCTCATGGATTGGACTTCTgggtatgtgcacacacacagttgtTAACAGTGTCAGGCACTCCAAGTTCAAATATCAAAAAGCGATCTCATTGTCTGATTATTTAGAAAAGGAAGTCACAGtgaggtaattttttaaatttgatacaTGTTTTCTTGAATTACCTATCAttaaacaacattgtaaatgtagTGTCATTTAGAGATGGTTTCCTAGAGGAGAATTTTCTAATAATGTTTGACAGCTGTCCATTATTTCATTAGAGTTACTTGCATCTACTTTATTCACTGTGACTGCAGGTCTGTAAATTGTGATGGattaaaagtttataaataaatatatagaattaatATTTGATAATCTATTAAGTTTCTTGTGGACTTTTGTAGATGTGAAACTTGTGGTACAGAAGAAGCAAAGTACAGATGTCCACGTTGTTTGCGGTATTCCTGCAGGTATATATGTAATTTTCTACCTTATTATCTCTGCCTGTATCCATTTTACCTCAAAGCATAAAAGTTCCTTCTCTTTGTCTCTTCAGTTTGCCCTGTGTAAAGAAACACAAAGCAGAACTAACATGTAATGGAGTTCGAGATAAAACTGCGTATGTTTCAATACAACAGTTTACAGAAATGAATCTCCTAAGTGGTAAGCCATCTTATGTATAGCAGATTGATGCTTCCTGGCCATAGGCatataccatttatttatttttctgtgtttttgaaatTTGTAGATTATCGATTTttagaagatgtggcaagaacaGCAGACCATATTTCTAGAGATGCTTTCTTGAAAAGACCAATCAGCAATAAACATGTAagtatttcttctgttcttttccagTTAGAATTTCTTCTAATcaaatagattcttttttttctttttgcattcaaCAAATAATATATTAAGTGGCTACTATGATCCAGGGCTGTTCCAGTTGCTAGGGATACAGCAGTGACCAAAACAAAGTCCTTCCCCTTGTGGAACTTGTAGCGGGAGAGACAGGGGATGAGTACAGGAACAAATATAATTTCAGATAGAGTTAAGTGCATCTGAAAGATAAAGAGGACAACAGGAggttaaagaaaatcaaaatggtGTTTGTGGGTGAGGGAGGTTCTGAGAGTAGTCAGGAGAGTCTTCTCGGAGAGATGCCATCAAGCAGCAGTGTGAATGATGAGAAAGAGGCAGTCACGTGATCGTTTGAAGGACGACTTTACAGACAGAGACAAAAGCAGAAGTATAGAATGAATCAGGGTCAGAGTTAGTGTGTTTGAGGGCTTAAAAGAGGAGCCCAGTGACTGTAGCATAATTGAGTGAGGAGCATGTTGAACGGTGAGGTTAAAGAAACTGATGAAGTCTCCTAATGTATTCAAAGTAAAAATGGAGGCCATGGGAGGCAATTGAGCATGTTTGCTTTTTGAAAGATCACTCTTGAGGCTCTCTGGAAAGTGGACTTGAATAGGCAAGAGTGGAAGATTGGAAGCTGGGAGATCAGTTACAGAGCTATTGTTGTGGTTCTGGTCACAGATGATGCTGTTAGAATTATTGGGAAGTGAttagatgtgttttttttaattggagtatagttgctttacaatgttgtattagtttctgctgtacagcagagtgaatcagcaaCATGTGTAAATGTATATCCTCTCTTCCTTGGATTGCCTTCCacttagatcaccacagagcagagttccctatgctatacagggGAAGTGATTATATTTGAGTTTTGAAAGAAGGGCTAATAAGACTTGCTATTTTAATAAACTTGTTatactctttaatttctttttcattccttaagCACTGTGCAAAATGAAAAGCTTACATATTGGAAATATTTTCCAACTGCTATTGTTCtaaaaattctttaatattatttaatcacATCACAGAATTATCTTTGGTTTTCAGAGACCATACTGGTATTGGAGTTGCAGAATTTTAATActctttaaagtattttattggtATTATTGGTACAGACATGACATTACACATGTCTGAAAGAAAAATTACCAtatatcaagtttttttttttcttgagcttAATTAAACATCATTAAATTATATAGTTAAAGGAtaaactgctttttaaatattttctttttatgaaatatGGCACGCatataaaaaagcataaaatagaaatataccatttaataataattatggaGTGAGCATCCATGTAGCTACCACCTAGATCTAGAATTAGAACATAACCAGCTTCTCAAGAATTCCTACCACCATGTTATGCCCATCCCTGAACCAttcttatttctgggttttctgtaaTAAATTTTATGA
Coding sequences within:
- the ZNHIT6 gene encoding box C/D snoRNA protein 1 isoform X2 gives rise to the protein MDFAAESEEMSGGGLQSEAEGARLSLDTDQERVRTEESGDGEAENGLTGMEKTRAGEEESRRRAEEMRMDLTVVKQEVMDWSEMVEGTLNGQWVKQEEDRHEVKEEKPGTLEVKEEMDSSLMVKEEKVEETEIKEEKVKVKEEVMDWLEVKEEKKDILEIKREEVSLDQNIKKEEIMDEMYVKEEKYFPKEEMVDYTKVKEEPQINPSVGSKRKLAMSRCETCGTEEAKYRCPRCLRYSCSLPCVKKHKAELTCNGVRDKTAYVSIQQFTEMNLLSDYRFLEDVARTADHISRDAFLKRPISNKHMYFMKNRARKQGINLKLLPNGFTKRKENSTFFDKKKQQFFWHVKLQFPQSQAVYVEKRVPDDKTINEILRPYIDPEKSDPVIRQRLKAYICCQTGVQILMKVENMQQNLVRYYELDPDRSLLDNLRGKVILEYPTLHVVLKEYSNDMKVLHQVKSESTKNIGDEN
- the ZNHIT6 gene encoding box C/D snoRNA protein 1 isoform X1, with amino-acid sequence MDFAAESEEMSGGGLQSEAEGARLSLDTDQERVRTEESGDGEAENGLTGMEKTRAGEEESRRRAEEMRMDLTVVKQEVMDWSEMVEGTLNGQWVKQEEDRHEVKEEKPGTLEVKEEMDSSLMVKEEKVEETEIKEEKVKVKEEVMDWLEVKEEKKDILEIKREEVSLDQNIKKEEIMDEMYVKEEKYFPKEEMVDYTKVKEEPQINPSVGSKRKLAMSRCETCGTEEAKYRCPRCLRYSCSLPCVKKHKAELTCNGVRDKTAYVSIQQFTEMNLLSDYRFLEDVARTADHISRDAFLKRPISNKHMYFMKNRARKQGINLKLLPNGFTKRKENSTFFDKKKQQFFWHVKLQFPQSQAVYVEKRVPDDKTINEILRPYIDPEKSDPVIRQRLKAYICCQTGVQILMKVENMQQNLVRYYELDPDRSLLDNLRGKVILEYPTLHVVLKEYSNDMKVLHQDNAIKKNMIELLLLSRLRPLKSESTKNIGDEN